The Pedosphaera parvula Ellin514 genomic sequence TGTTGAACTCCGCTATTCGTTTTTTCAAACTTTCACGATCAGCAGCCGACACTTCGGACTTTGGAAGTGGCATGGGCTTGGAGTCAGTATATTCGGCAATAGTGGAATTAATGCGCTTAAAAGCCAGTCGGAATCCCAAAAACACTGCGGTGCCAAGAAGTATCAAAAACACCAGGGAAACAATACAACCGTAGAAAAAGCAGCCGCGCGGTTTTTTAGTTTTTTCCTGGTTTGTCATGATTTATGGTCAGCATACGCTTTTGTTAATAATTGTAACGGCAACTTCTTTTGGAAAACAATGGTTACTTTTTCGGCATCTTAAACTTGGGTCGTATCGGTGGAGGGATCGGTATCCGTCTGGGATTGCTTTGATTAATTGGTGGAGGAGCGCTTATTTCATTAACCTTTGATTCCACCCGTTTCGTTTCCTCAGAAATCAAATTCGTAGTCTTGGTGACCACCTCCCCGATCTGGCTTTCGGGAAACTTCATCTCCCCGAGCTTGAAATCCTCAAGACCTTTAAATGCATCCATCTTTTGGTTTGCAAAATCCACAGCCTCCTGCAACGGAGAACCGCTGGTCGTGTCCAGTGATTGGTATCCGTTTACGAGCCACTCCAGGTTGCCTGTATTGATATCCACCAGGAGCCCGTGCACAGGAATCCCGCGACCTATCAACGGGCTCTGGCGCACAAAATCAACCGCTTTGCTTACATTTTGCCTTTCGCTGGCAAACAGTCCGAAGAACTCGGTCAGATTCTCCGGCAGCATCGCACGATTCACTCCCAGGGCCTGAAAGGCATTGGTCAGTTGCATCATCGAGGTTTTACAAACCTGGCAATCCGTGTGTCCGATGATGGCAATCTCCCTGGCTCCTTTGACCGCACACGCTAATGCGAGCGATCTAATGGTGCTGCTCGTAGCTCCCGTAATGATATTCCCGGCATTACGAAGCCAGATAAACTGTTCGTTCGGCACTCCTAATATTCCTGGAAAAAACGCGTTTAAACGGGCGTCAATGCAGGTCAATCCCGCTATTGGCAGTGACTCCGAATGCTCCAAGGGATGCAAGCCTGCCGCTTTATCTCCGGCAATGGCTCGATGATTGGCTTCAACGATGGCTTCAAAAAGGCGCATAGGTTGTATCGATTTAATTTTAATTCATTCCAGATCGCCCTGCCATAACGCTTTCGTAGGCGGCGTTCAAAAGCTTCGCTCGTTCCTCGGCCATCCGCCGCCACTCATCACCGAACACGTTAAACTTGTCAGGATGACATTCTTTAATTTTTTTACGGTACGCGGATTTAATTTCCTGCAACGTCGCTTTTTCCGTGACTCCAAGCAAGAAGTAAGGGCTTTTCTGGTCATCAACAGTGGCAGAGTCTGCTTCCGATTTTTGCTGGTTTTCCGAACGGTCCTCCTGGGTTGCCTCCTCAACAATGGGAAAGAGCCTGAATAGTTCGCTTCGCAGATCGGATGTCAGGCTTATGCCGGCAGGATGCGAAGGCAGGAATACCACTCCTTCAATGTTATGAAGTTGGGCAAACACTCCAAGCGAATGTCCAATGCCGGTTTTCATCTCCACCTCTTCAAAGGAAAAACGGGAATTGCGGGATAAAAGGACACAAATAATTTTTGCACATGCCCTGGTATCCAGGCTCAGTTGCTTATAAGCGGTGTTTAATAGTCCAAAAGTCGCCAGGAACAGTCGCGGCCCCAGATACAACAAATCCTCTATATCCTTCCATGGAGTCGTTACATAGGTTGAAAAAATCCTTTCACCGCGTGCGTTGCGCCTCATGTCAAACCGCACATCAGCGGCATGTTGCCCTTTGGTGAGAGCGCTTCCCACAAACAGCAACCCAAGAAATATGCCGGCAAAGACACACGCTTGCATTTGCGTATGGTCGAAAGCTACGGGTGAAGCTGGTCTCCCGCGATGCATTAAGGAAAGCAACAACAGGAACAATAAAGAGGCACCCAGAAACATAAATCCTAGAACCAAAAGGCTCCCTAACAGCGAAACAAACGACAACCCTGTGTTCAGCAATGCCTCCAGGCTCAATCTCCTCCGAAGCCAACGCTCGACTGCTAAAGTTCTTTCGTTTTGTGACGAGGTGCGCATCTAGGTTTCCAGGATCTACACATGCATTACCCCAGCATTCCAGGCAAACCAGGTTTCCTCTGGTGCCGTGCAAGCTTAAACCTTGCATGCCCGTCCAGCAAAGAAATAGATAACCGCTCCCAAAAGGTGAGTAAGCTCAATAACGAACATTCAGACCAATCCCTCCCTCTGGCCTCTAAGTCTTCTCCTCGTTATTTTCAGAATTGCCCTTTTCCATCGCCTTCCTGAGAGCAGGCACCTGTTCCAGTAACTTTTCAAACTTGATGCCGGTCAAACTTTCGATCACAGGAGGCAGTTGACTTATGATCTGAGTGACATCCCCGGTCAGCTTGCTGGCTCCGCCCCCGGAACCATCCCCACTATTGATGATCACAATCTTCTCAGTCTTGGACAAAGGCTCGCTGATCTTGCCTGCGACCTCAGGCAATATGCGCACTATCATTTCGATTATGGCAGCCTGGTTGTATTGCTTGAATGATTCGGCCTTCAACTTCATGGCTTCGGCTGTAGCAGTTCCCTGAGCCTCAATAATGGCGGCTTCAGCCAGACCGCGCGCTTTGTTCGCTTCGGCTTCAGCCATACCAGTCGCTTTCGCCACGTCAGCATTGGCAAAGCCCGTTGCCTTCGTAGCAGCAGCAGCACCCGCTGCTTCGGTCTCAAGCTGGAATTTCTTCGCGTTCGCCAATGTTTCAACCCGATAACGTTCGGCATCGGCCGGCTTCTGCACCATGGCTTCCAACTCACGCTGCTTGCGTAAAATTTCCTGCTGTTGCAGTTCGATCTGCTTTTGCTTCTCAATAATGTTGACCTGCACTTCTTCCGCCTTTACCAACTGGCCCGTTTTGAATTTTTGCAGGTCATAAGCGAGGTCTGCTTCGGCTTTCTTCTGATTAACTGCCGCTTGGTACTGCGCCACATTGGATTGATAATTCCGTTGCGCTTCCGCGATCTTGGTATCAGCCACGAATTTAGCCTCCTGGCCTGCCTGCGTGGCTTGAGCGGATCGAATCATGGCATCACGGTCCGCTTCCGCCTGCGCAATTTGTGCATCCCGCTTTACCTGGGCGATACGAGGTTTACCCAAGGCTTCCAGATAGCCTTGTGAATCACGAATGTCCCGAATCGTGAAACTCACAATGGACAAGCCCATGTTGGCCATATCCCCCGCGGCAACTTCCTGCACTTTGGAAGCAAAAGCATCACGGTTTTGGTAAATGTCCTCCACTGTCATCGTGCCGAGAATCGCACGCAAATGCCCTTCCAGAGTTTGGGTGGCAATGTTTTTGATTTCATCGGTCGCCTTGCTAAGAAATTGTTCTGCTGCGGTCGCGATTGAAATGTCATCTCCTTTGACTTTGATCTGCGCGACCCCGTCTACTTTCACTGGCACGCCTTTGCTCGTGTAAACCTCGGGCGTTTGCACGTCGATGGTTAGCAACTCCAGTGACAGAATATCAACCTTCTCCACCACCGGCAGCACGAAGGTGCCGCCGCCTTTAACGATGCGAAATCCACGAGTGGCAACAGTGCCGTCCGCTTCGATGACTTTGTGTGGACGTCCGGAAACAACCAGCACCTGGTTCGGGCCAACTTTTGTATAGCGGCTGAACCAGGTAACCAAAACCACCATCAGGACCAATACAATGGCCAAAATGGATATCACAATCTTTCCACCGGACAGGACGGAACCGAGATCAGCCAACATGGGGAACAGATTCATAGCTGGATTAAGGGTGAGAATATGCATGAATGTTTATTGCTTATAGGGCGACGACGTAAAACTGAGAACCAACTATCCGAACAACCTTTACAGTTCTGCCATTCGGAATGGGCATGCCACTGTCTTCACGCGCGGGCGCTGTGTAACGCGTGCCCCCGTGTACGTAGGCGATCTCCCCCACCCCGTTCTCAGGAATGGGACTGATAACATGCGCGGCTGCACCCACAACAGCACCAACTTTGGATTCACTCGTGCTCTGCGTCTTTTTGAATACCTGTCGCAGAAACAGCAGCAGCATGTAAGCGATGGCAAAACCTCCCGCAATGGCAAGCGGAGCGCTGATAAATGGACTTTGGGTCGCAGGAATTTGTTTGAAGATGATGCCCAGCCCGCCAAATGCCGTTATGAAGGCGGCGATCATGCTTGGGCTGAACGCAGAAACGCCCGGCATATCACTGGAATCCGCGCCAGCCTCCGCGTGACCATGACTTCCGCCCACATGGGCGTCATGCCCGCCGCCAAACACATGACCGAGCAGTGCGGTGACCAGCATGAATACGAGACCGACACCCAGACAGATAAGATAAATAATTGAGTCCATAGCTACCAGCCTCTTGATTTCCGTACATATTCTTGAGCCAAACCTGCAAACCCAGCAAGTTTATTCACTTGGGCCAAACAGCCATGTTCCATTGGAAAAACGATATAAACGCATCCCAATGTCCGCACTTATAATCTCAGGATTCGTTTATAATCCCTCCTTCACGCTTGCCAAGATAGTCAGGGCTTAGCATTTTGATGCCTATGCAATCCCATGAGTTGTTGCGTGAAGTGTTCCAGAAGTGCAGCGCCAAGCAGGTCGCGGCTGAACTGGGGCTTTCCCTTTCGATGATCTATAAGTGGGCTGAACCGCCAGACGAGGCAGCCGGCAGCGGCACCTCAAATCCCCTGGACCGGATTGAAGCGTTGCAACGTTGCAGCGGGGACCCACGGATCGTGCAATGGATTTGCCAACGCTCGGGTGGATTCTTCATCAAGAATCCCAAGACCCACAATCCGCATCCGGAATTCCTGATTCCTGCCACGAACGAAATCATCCAGGAGTTTGCCGATTTGCTCGCGGTCATT encodes the following:
- a CDS encoding carbonic anhydrase, yielding MRLFEAIVEANHRAIAGDKAAGLHPLEHSESLPIAGLTCIDARLNAFFPGILGVPNEQFIWLRNAGNIITGATSSTIRSLALACAVKGAREIAIIGHTDCQVCKTSMMQLTNAFQALGVNRAMLPENLTEFFGLFASERQNVSKAVDFVRQSPLIGRGIPVHGLLVDINTGNLEWLVNGYQSLDTTSGSPLQEAVDFANQKMDAFKGLEDFKLGEMKFPESQIGEVVTKTTNLISEETKRVESKVNEISAPPPINQSNPRRIPIPPPIRPKFKMPKK
- a CDS encoding J domain-containing protein — protein: MQACVFAGIFLGLLFVGSALTKGQHAADVRFDMRRNARGERIFSTYVTTPWKDIEDLLYLGPRLFLATFGLLNTAYKQLSLDTRACAKIICVLLSRNSRFSFEEVEMKTGIGHSLGVFAQLHNIEGVVFLPSHPAGISLTSDLRSELFRLFPIVEEATQEDRSENQQKSEADSATVDDQKSPYFLLGVTEKATLQEIKSAYRKKIKECHPDKFNVFGDEWRRMAEERAKLLNAAYESVMAGRSGMN
- a CDS encoding flotillin family protein — encoded protein: MHILTLNPAMNLFPMLADLGSVLSGGKIVISILAIVLVLMVVLVTWFSRYTKVGPNQVLVVSGRPHKVIEADGTVATRGFRIVKGGGTFVLPVVEKVDILSLELLTIDVQTPEVYTSKGVPVKVDGVAQIKVKGDDISIATAAEQFLSKATDEIKNIATQTLEGHLRAILGTMTVEDIYQNRDAFASKVQEVAAGDMANMGLSIVSFTIRDIRDSQGYLEALGKPRIAQVKRDAQIAQAEADRDAMIRSAQATQAGQEAKFVADTKIAEAQRNYQSNVAQYQAAVNQKKAEADLAYDLQKFKTGQLVKAEEVQVNIIEKQKQIELQQQEILRKQRELEAMVQKPADAERYRVETLANAKKFQLETEAAGAAAATKATGFANADVAKATGMAEAEANKARGLAEAAIIEAQGTATAEAMKLKAESFKQYNQAAIIEMIVRILPEVAGKISEPLSKTEKIVIINSGDGSGGGASKLTGDVTQIISQLPPVIESLTGIKFEKLLEQVPALRKAMEKGNSENNEEKT
- a CDS encoding NfeD family protein, encoding MDSIIYLICLGVGLVFMLVTALLGHVFGGGHDAHVGGSHGHAEAGADSSDMPGVSAFSPSMIAAFITAFGGLGIIFKQIPATQSPFISAPLAIAGGFAIAYMLLLFLRQVFKKTQSTSESKVGAVVGAAAHVISPIPENGVGEIAYVHGGTRYTAPAREDSGMPIPNGRTVKVVRIVGSQFYVVAL
- a CDS encoding phage regulatory CII family protein, translated to MPMQSHELLREVFQKCSAKQVAAELGLSLSMIYKWAEPPDEAAGSGTSNPLDRIEALQRCSGDPRIVQWICQRSGGFFIKNPKTHNPHPEFLIPATNEIIQEFADLLAVIANAVADNKITPEEASNIRARWEELKSVTEGFVQCCEAGNFRGLKDQAATVHPPGTAPGNPKQNPRK